The sequence below is a genomic window from candidate division Zixibacteria bacterium HGW-Zixibacteria-1.
CCTGCTGCGGGAATAGACTTCTTCCGTCATAATCGGTATCGAGCATCCACATGGCAATTTTTTCCGTCCCGCCCGATTCCACTGTCCCGGTTCTGGTATTGAAATAATCGAATCCAAGAAGATCGACCTGATATTTTGATGCCTTGCCTTTTTCCTTGATCTCCCTCACGATAATTTCGGGCTGACCGATCAGCCAGAAACTTTCATTACTGGACCGCTGCTTTTTGAGGTCTTCGGTTAAAAGATCAGTGTTCATTTGCGCCTTGAGAAGCGTTACGCCCGGCCAATCGGTCTCATCGATGTCTTTGGCCGCTTCCGGATCAAACTGAAAGGCCGCAAAGACAATAATCTTCGGCTTTGGAACTAAGTTGCGGGCTTCCTCTATGGCCAGTTCAACCTGTCTTTGCTCAAGCGGGGCATGTTCCGGCCCGAATGATACAACCACTCGTTCCGCCTTTTCTCCTTTTGTTTCCCCGTCGGCATGCAGATTTCTGGTTCCCGGCAAAGCCTCTATCCGCGTGAATTCAATCTTCTGCCCGCCTTTACCGCGAATCCCGGTCTTGAATAACTCGTCCCGCCAGTCGGATTGACGGACTGTCTCGCCAGACCGCGCCACCGAATCATCAGCCGGCTGATCCGATGTAATTTCGGATAATGGTTTGACCACAGGTGCTGGAACTGCTTCGACTGTAAAAGGTCCGCTCACCCTGGCTTTCTTATTGTCGATATATGGCTGATCATAAAGCGTCTCTTCACCCGGCGGCTCATCATTGGCAATACTTTTCAGTGTAATATGTGGAACCGTCTTATACTTAAAACCACTGCCGACACCTTCTTCCAGGTGTGCCAGCTCATAATAGTCGAAGAGCGAGGTCATCAAGCGTTGTTTTGCCAGAGTCAGCGCGACTCGCGAAGTATCGCAGGTAATCCATCGTCGTCCCCATTGCTCAGCGACAAAGGCGGTTGTTCCCGAACCGCAGGTTGGATCAAAAACCAGATCGCCGGGGTCGGTTGCCATTAAAAGGCAGCGTTGCAATACCTTTTCAGAGGTTTGAACAACATATATTTTGTCACTTGATCCAACGGTTTCGGGCCATAAGTTATTAATAGGGGATATTGGAAAGTCGTTCAAGTATATTTTTCTCTCCAGCGTGTTCGTTCCTTCCAGTAGGTATCCCTTGTTTGCAAGAATCCTCATTCTATCTTCCGATATCAACCAACTTGAATTACCAGGTGGGCTATAGGTCTTTCCCTTGTATTCAAAATCGTAAACACAATTTGCATTAAAACCTGCAGGCCTTAAATCAGCACCTCTAAAAACACGTGAGCCTTTAGGTAATAATTTATGATTATGTAATTCAGAATTAGGGAGTTTTCTAATATCCCCATTTTCTAATTCCACCCACTTCCAAATTGGGTTACCCTCTATATTTTTATTTTCAAATAGTCTGTTGAATTTTGCATTATTAACATCTTTTGCATACCACAAGATTTGATCTGCCATTGTTTCCAATAATTTAGTCCCAAGCGGACGAGATTTTGTTCTATATGTTATTATGTTTGCAAAATTTCTTGCGCCAAAAATTTCATCCATTATTTCTTTCACATGATGGATATTTTCATTTGATATCTGGATAAAAATACTACCGCTTTCGGATAATAATAATGAGGCTAAATATATTCTGTCTCGTAAATATGACATATACGAGTGAATTCCCAATTCCCATGTATCCCTAAATGCTTTAATCATTTCAGGTTCTTGTGTCAGATCTTGATCTTTACCGTCAGCCACATTTTTCTGGTTAATAAAGGGCTGAAAATTGGACATGTATTTTACGCCGTAAGGCGGATCGATATAGATCATCTGCACCTGACCGGCTAAACCTTCTTTCTCGATCAGTGAATTCATCACTTCAAGACTATCCCCGGCGATCAGCCGGTTGGACCAGTTGTGCTTGTGCTTATAAAATTCGATGGCATCCCGTAGCGGTGGATTTTCACCCGGCTGACTGAAAAACAGGTCGCGCTGATCGAAAAGGCCGTTTTTCTTTTTCACTGCCTCGATTATTGTCTTGGGATCGATTCGTTCATGGACATGAAGCGATACGGTCGGCACCTCGAATGATGTCCGCTCCGCTTTCCCGGCCCAGTTCAGATAGGGCTCCTGCCGTTTTTTAAGCTCCTTGAGAGCCGCCTTGGCACCCTCGACCGTCTCGGCCCCCAGGCCGCTGTCGATAATATTTTCTATCTCGGATCGTTTGCAGTCGAACTGCAGGGCCGGATCAATATGCGGGTCATAGGCATATTTCTTTTTACCGAGATCCTTGTCGGTTTTCTCTGTCACCAGCCCGACCGGCGGGTTGTTGACCCGTTCTTTGCCCTTGTGGTCATACTGCTCGATAGGCTTTTTATTGGATTTGGAAACCGTTCGCCGGGTTGCCGTTGTCCTCGGCTTTAATGTTTTTATGGCGGTCTTTTTTGATTTCGCCTTCGCCCCCGCTGCTATTTCCTTGGCCTCTTCTATCTCGGCCTTGGATTTTGCCGTTTTCCCGGAAGCTGGTTTTTTCGCGGTCTTTTTAACGATTTGTTTTGATCTTGCCAAAAGACCCTCCTGTAATAGAATACTTCGACAGCCGATCCCCCAAAATAGCTATCCTGTCAAGAAAAGTCAATTGGGATTATTTCATTTGATTTGTTGCAAAATATAGAACGAAAATTATCTTAAAACTGTCAAAATCTGTCACCACGTCGACAAAAAATAACATTCCGGCCAAAAATCCATTTGACAAAACGGGCATAATTTCCGTCATTATTAATGGTCAAGTCAGTATAAATTAAAAGTTGGGTTTTCATCAAAAGACCTGTCAACTCGAATCCCCCAACAGAATAAAGTCATAATTGTATAATTATTTGGGAGGAATTATGGCTGCTATCAGAAGATCCAAATTTCATATCCTCGTATTGTGTCTGCTGGTTTTTATGGCTATAACCAACAGGGCTATTGCGGACAATACTTTCAGTGATTTCGGGTATCAGACCGATGAAAACCAAGCGATGGTTCTGACTGCTTCTCAAAATGACAGGATAGAGCTTATCATCAACGCACTTATTAATGCGATCAACAATCCATCCTATATTAACCTTGAATCACTTAATCCTATTCTGGGCAATGTAAGCAAGAATCAGTTTGCAGCCACACTTCTCTATTTTCATAATAGCCAGAGCGAATTTAATACTAAGGTGGGGATTGAATGCCAGCATAGCATTTTGCTGGAGCCTCAAAGCGTTTGGAAAAAGGATGACTCATATCACGTCAATATTTCACTAATTTATCTTATTAATAATGTTGTTAACGCAGACACGATTTTCATTGAGTTGAGCGGTGGACAGATCCCACAATTGACTGATCCCATTGCCTTTCTGGAATCATTGAATAGTTTTGTGAAAAAAGCCAGAGATGCATCTTATTCAAGTCTCATAAACTCTTCCATCGAGAATAACACGGAAAAGGTATTATTGCAAGACGACTTCTATAGCAAAAATTTACTCGTGCCCAAAGTATTTTACACAAATGAATATGTTACTATTCACAGATTTACATTAAATGTAAGTAATGCAATCTGGGGGCATGAGATCTATGGAAGACCATTTGACCCCTTGCCTATTGGATTATATACGTATGTGACTTATGATGGTTATCAATTCTATTGGCCTCTTCACAACACTATATTTATTTCCGATCAAGATTGGGGAAGAATTATAGGTAATGAGCTTATATCAGAAAAATGGATATTTGGGGGTTCTCTGGGAGATGGTTCTTATCAATTTAGAGATCCCATGGGTATGGATTATATTCCTCAATCCGCCATTGTCATAGCAGATAGCTATAATAACCGCGCCCAGATTTTCGAATTTAATTCTATTGAAGAACAAATTACATTAAAAAACTATATTGAGAATGATTATGGTTTAGTCCCGGATGTGGCGTCCGCATACTTCATGGATTCATCTTCAAATAATGAGATCGCTGTATTAGATGCCTCCAACGGTAGGGTGGATATATTTCATTTGAATCCTGATTACTCATTAAATCTTATAAGGTCGTTTTTTTCACAAGGGTCTGGTACTAATCAGATCTATAGACCCACATCCATATGCTATGGAAGAAATTATATCGACAATGGCAATATACATGTAATTTATATAGCGGACGATGGCAATAAGAGAATTGTGGGGCAATCGACCTCAGATCCAGTTGATAATAATTTTATCTTTTCCAATATTTCCTTTCCTGAGAATGCCGAACTCTCATCAATTAATGTTGATAACTTTGGTTTTATCCATGTTGTAGATAGGCGTAATTCTATAATATATAAATTTGATAGTGAATTAAATCTTGTCGCGACATTTGGCTCATTGGGAATATCAGATAGTGAACTATTTTATCCTGTCAAGCTTCAGATAGCGAAAGGCTTCTGTACTAATTGCGAAAATCCCTCAGTCATTTTAGGTGATGTCTTTATAACCGAGCAATTTGCAAGCGCAACAGGTATAAGGCGTTATCTGCCGGGTTGTGATGTATTATGGAATGATATTGACTATTATGTGAATCCTGCCGGTGGTTTCGGGTGGATTCATCTGCAGTGGCTCCAGTCCGGTGAGTCGGAAACCTGGACGAGACTTTATTTTGGTGACAGCCTGCTCTATGAAAATTATTCACCATGGCAAATCACCGGTCTTAAGCATCACTGGTACATGCCAGATTCCTCAATTAATCATAATGGATATTATATCTTTGAGACACGTCTAAAATCACTTTGGAATACAACTGATACTTTGTTCAGAGATTCATTCTATGTTGCCTTTCCCGAACAACCGCAAGATGTTGAAATCCGGGATTGTGGCTACCAACAAGGTCCTATGGCCATTATAAGCTGGGATGCCGTCGACCCGACCGGAGCGAATTATTACGATATTTACAGAAACGGCGAATATTTAGCCAGCACGCATGTCCCACAATCATATTATCAAGATAGCACTGCCATTGCAGGTGAGAGTTATAGTTACAAGGTCAGGGCAAGGTGGGATAATGATTTTTTCTCTTCAATATCAGATTCCAGCCTTCCATTTATAATAACAGAGTATATGCCTGCCCCGCCGAGTAATGTGTCGGCCAGCCTTGGCTCGACAACCTGCAACTGGACCATTACATGGCAGGACAACTCGGATAATGAAACAGGATTCTATATAAATATCGTTTATTTTATTGAATCGCAATTTTTGGGCCAGGACCATATCTGGGTCGACTCTAACGTGACATCGATCATTCACCTCAACAAATATGAAGAAGCCGAAGGCATAGGCAATATTGACATCTATGTGTATTCTTTCAGACCATACAACTGCGCTTATTCCTGCGGGACATATGTTCATGTGTGCGATTGTGACACATTATTTTGCGACACGCAGATACATGGCAGTTATTTTGCCACGATTGGAGCTTGTGAAAATGTCCACTGTCCATTCTTCTATGTCTGGGTCGACAATCAGTATGTTGAGGAAAACAATCTCCTCGGTATATCAGGATCTTCGGAAAAGAAATCAGAGGATTATACAGAGTATCATAAGGTATCCGTGACACCCGAGATTAAGGACGGTCAATATAGTTTTCAAATTATTGAAAACGGAAATGACATTAGTTACTTTGATCAGATTGAATTATTTGCAGTTGATAAGACGGTGACAGGTGATATCGTTATTGATAACGCCTCCAATGTTTATGCCACGACACAAAGGCTGCTACCTGCTCAAGCCGTTGATCATAATGGAATGGACATTACCCGTTTTGTCAACAGTAAAGACATGAATTCATATTACTCACCTGAGCCAGGTTATATTGATGCTATTTATATTATTGATCAGGATTCCAAGAGTGAAACATCGCGACCGGATACCGGCGGTACGGTAACCGATCCCCCCATTAAGGGCGAGGTGCCAAATAATGTCAAGGTTTCTGCCTCAGGTTTCGTTGAATTCGTTCCGTCAAGGTTGGACATATATGTCGAACAAGAGGGTCAGTGGATGTTGATCGATTCTTCCTTCGGTTTGGCCAATCAAACTGAGCAGATTTTCGCGCCAGCCCTGAATCTGAGATTCCCCAATGATACCATAAAAGTCAGATATCAATGGAATTATCTTTATCGGGCCGATGAAATGGCCTATTTATATACGAAAGTATATCCCGATCCGCCTATTAGAATCCCGCTATTATCGGCAATATCAAGCCAAAATGGAGGTATAGCGGATCAGATTCTCATTTCCGATAATATCCGTGCTCAACACAATCCGGATGACACAATCACATTGTCATTCGATAATCCGTCGAATCTGAGCGGGCTTGATTATAAATTCGTCCTGAAGGTAGAGGGATTCTACAATATAAACAAAGCCGATTATTCGATCACAAACGCCAAACCGGCCGACAATGAAATGCTGCCGATCAGCTTCGCCTTTGATCAGAACTACCCTAATCCCTTTAATCCGGCAACGACATTCAAATTCGCGCTGCCTCAGGCCGAACATGTAAGATTGAATATTTACAACATCCTGGGCCGTAAGGTCGAGAGTCTGATTGATGAAAATTACGAGGCGGGGTATCATTCTATTTCATGGTCCAACAATGACTTGGGGAGTGGGGTTTATTTCGCCAAATTCCAGGCCGGAGACTTCAAATCGACCAGAAAGGTGGTGATTGTAAAATGAATCAGTCATTGATTAACATGATGGCATTTTCGATATTTGGCCTAATGGCCCTATTTCTAATAATGGGCCTTGAATGCCCGAGCGAGGATAAACCTCCTAATCTAGGTGTACCGGGTATTTATGGGATTTCATTTACCGGTCCACACAATGATGCAATTGGTCAATACTACAAATTCAATTTTTCGGATAACACAAATTCTAATGATGTATCCTATTATTATATTGTCGCCAAAACCAATGCCTATGATATAGTGGCTGTAAGTCAAGATTACTATTCCGGCTATCCTCCACTTACGAATGCCTTTGTAAATTTATATTATTCCGATTTTCCATATCAAATTGACCCAGCAAGCACATATAGTTTCTATATTTATGCATGTGATTTTTTCGATTATCCAAATAATGATGAATACGAATACAGGAAATATGTGGGTGAAATTCATTTTGGCAGTGATACGACGGTGACTGAATATTGCACAAGGATTCCAGATTTTAAAAAAAGAAAATATACTAGATTTGAGAGAATAACAAGTTGTATTGAAGCAAGCGTCAAAATAAAAGCCAGATATGGAGTTCCTTGTGGATATCCAGACAATATGGATTCCTTATCAATGAATTTTACATGGGTGTCTATGGGCAAGGATTACCATAATCCGCAGAGTGATATTCCCATATGGGGACAAGTTGGCGTTGGGTGGTTATGTTACCCGCAATTTACTGGTGATTCAGATATCTGGCATGCCATCTACCATGAGACAATGAAAATGTATGGTCAAGAAATTGACTTTTATTTTAATGATGATCAAGAAGGTGATTATGATTATATTAATCCACCAGATGAAGGTGAAGAGTGGACTTATTGGTGTATGGTTGATACTGTTGAAGGCGAGTGGTATTATTCAGTCAATGGGTTGGGATTCTTGCCCTCTTTGAAAGATAGCGCATGGTTGACACCGCCAACTGGTGTAGTATGGGCAAGTGAAATTGGAGTCCATTATGAAGACGATATGGCAGGGACTTTAGATAATCCATGTGTGTTATCAGAAATGAGTTTAAGGACTGTTACAGATAATTCAATACAATTTATAGAATATGAACCTGGTGATACAGCATTTAGCGATGATCCGGCTGAATGGCATATAGAAAGACAAACTGCAACTGAGTTAATTATTCGGGATATAAATCCTAATTCCTTTTAATCGTTGAGTAGTTAATTTTGTATAATACTAGGAGAATTTCTATGAAATTACGTAATCTTAAATTCTTGATATTCCTGATTGTCATATTGGTTGCCGGCAAACAGGCTAAGGCGACTGATATTAATCAGGATCTGAATGCCAATGAGGTTGTGGAGAGGAATGCCATATTGGATAAGGCAATTTCCCTGACAGGTTTCTATGCAAATAGAGATGAATGTAAAATCTCTGCTGAAGATGTTCAACTGGTTTTGCATGAAGATTCCACAACGCCTTTTTTGGGCGAATTTGGCACAAAGCGCGCGGTATGGCACATTGCTTTTCACAATATAAATCTTAATTCAAAGGAAGGTCGGCCTGCAGATCAGAAATTTGATCGAGATTTTGACGTTTATATCGATTCCGCCTCTGGTCATTTGTTGAAAATAATATGCAATTATGACAATGGTTCGCCGGAAGAGTGTCCAATATTACTTGCAGAAGATGCTGAAAAGCAAATTAATTCGCGTGGTGAAAAATATGTGGGTTTGCCCGAGGTAATACCTGAAATAAGCTTTACAGATGCGGCCTTGGCTGGGCCACCCAAGCCATGGATAGCAAAAGAAATTTTGGGTCAATATGTAATATATACTGATGGTCGTTGTGAACCTCGGCCTGTATGGATTATTTCAATGTGCGGCCCAATCGTCCCTGTCATAGGTGGTTCTGCGGAATGGATTCCAGATTATCAAAGAAACAGGTGCCGAAAGGTGGTAGATGCCAAATATGGAAATGTATTTTTTGTCACAAACACGCCAAAAGTACCACTCACTCCTGAGGATCGGAAGCGGATATTGGGGAAATAGATAAACATTTTCACAACACAATAGTTGAATATTTTAGAATTCGAGAAGATTTTTTTGGTTTAGAACCAAGCATTATATAACCTGTTTAACCCCAATAATATAGTAATGCCAAGATTAAGGGGGCTTTTGGCAATCCTATTCATGGCGAACATTATTACATCATCAATAAGCATTTTGCCTTTTTATGCCGATATTCCCGGCATTTTATTAAACAACAGCGATTTCCTGAAAAGGCGAGTGTCTGGATTAATCTATTATCTGATAAGGCATATTTATATGAAGAACATCGAAATTGCCGATTATTCTATCCTGTTTGTCGCAGATAGGTTCGAAGTTCTTCAATAAAGGGACGCCATTCTATTGTACAAAATTCACGCCAATTCAATTCCAATTTATTACTCAATCTTGCTTTCCCGCCCGTCATATATTATAATAGAACAGCTTGTCGGAGATTGTATAGGCAACATGAATAAAATAGTCAGGAGCAC
It includes:
- a CDS encoding site-specific DNA-methyltransferase, yielding MDPALQFDCKRSEIENIIDSGLGAETVEGAKAALKELKKRQEPYLNWAGKAERTSFEVPTVSLHVHERIDPKTIIEAVKKKNGLFDQRDLFFSQPGENPPLRDAIEFYKHKHNWSNRLIAGDSLEVMNSLIEKEGLAGQVQMIYIDPPYGVKYMSNFQPFINQKNVADGKDQDLTQEPEMIKAFRDTWELGIHSYMSYLRDRIYLASLLLSESGSIFIQISNENIHHVKEIMDEIFGARNFANIITYRTKSRPLGTKLLETMADQILWYAKDVNNAKFNRLFENKNIEGNPIWKWVELENGDIRKLPNSELHNHKLLPKGSRVFRGADLRPAGFNANCVYDFEYKGKTYSPPGNSSWLISEDRMRILANKGYLLEGTNTLERKIYLNDFPISPINNLWPETVGSSDKIYVVQTSEKVLQRCLLMATDPGDLVFDPTCGSGTTAFVAEQWGRRWITCDTSRVALTLAKQRLMTSLFDYYELAHLEEGVGSGFKYKTVPHITLKSIANDEPPGEETLYDQPYIDNKKARVSGPFTVEAVPAPVVKPLSEITSDQPADDSVARSGETVRQSDWRDELFKTGIRGKGGQKIEFTRIEALPGTRNLHADGETKGEKAERVVVSFGPEHAPLEQRQVELAIEEARNLVPKPKIIVFAAFQFDPEAAKDIDETDWPGVTLLKAQMNTDLLTEDLKKQRSSNESFWLIGQPEIIVREIKEKGKASKYQVDLLGFDYFNTRTGTVESGGTEKIAMWMLDTDYDGRSLFPQQVFFPMSGPKDGWARLARNLQAEIDEELIEQYRGTTSLPFEPGDYRRIAVKIVDDRGIESLVIEDL